The Pelodiscus sinensis isolate JC-2024 chromosome 32, ASM4963464v1, whole genome shotgun sequence genomic sequence ggagacaagacaggctgggacctgggggtttgcagggaatctgtgagcaggaaggggaagatCACACTCTCACCTGGGAGAGGATACTGGGTCGTGTGGCTGAGGGACGGAGAATACAAGGCCCGCACCTCTCCCCCGACTCTCCTCTCCGTGAGCACCAGGCCCAGCCGGGTGGGGGTTTTCCTGGACTACGAGGCGGGCGAGGTCTCGTTTTACAATGTGACTGACAGGTCCCATCTCTTCACCTTCACCGGCACCTTCTCCGGGACGCTGCACCCGTATTTCCATCCTGGGGGCACCAACGCGGAGCCGCTGACCATCTGCCCGGTTCTGGCCCAGGCCAGAGGggatcccagcccagcccagccagcgaGGAGAGGGGAGCTCAGCAGGGAGAGCCGAGCGAACAAGCTGAGGCAGAGGGTAGGGAGTAGGAAATACGTCACTGCTCCAGCGAGGCTGGGAACACCCCAAATGGTCCCTGCTAGCgttggcccggccctgcccaaacTGGCTGGCAGCTCCACCCTCGTTGGCCCTCCTGGGGAAATTGAGGCTGCGGGGGTCGATCTTCCGGTGTGCAACTGAGCGGCTCTAGCGAGGACCTGACTACTGGGTCCCTCAGGGGCACTTcctcagcccagctggggaaagcagcaaaaactccaccccttctgtcacgttactggatcttgaggggagcagccaggtcactgctgcacccctaggtgggggtgttggccccaagaatggtataggagggggccatgtgaggtgctgaatagaagctacTGTTTGCTGATCccgtgtacgctatttatgtgagtgtagaatgtctgtgtgagtaggtaggaatctgtaatctgtgcgGATActaaatatttctctgcatgtggttgagcattgggcagagcctaggcctgtggacatgctaattagccaggccctgtggaacaatgactctcaataggctatggacacacccaaagaatggggtttgtcacctgagagcagccagcaggaaacatagagattggcctctgaccaggtgacttgctgcatacaagaagaggccaggaaggagtataaagaggccatgtggtcgatgccattttgttctcagctcagcacttcatcccagaggcagcactgcagggattgaagagcccggaagacctgtgaacccatcctgatcgtaggatgtgcaataagaacttttaaaccagcagctgcaacatccctgctagagcctgcatcgagaactgggagattcggtgcatggaacgtactgtactttaataacctcactctcatgcttttctttcttgtaataataaacctttagatatagattctaaaggattggcccagcgtgatttgtgggtaaggtccagagggtaaattgaccagggatctgtggctggtttcttggaaccggacaggacttgtttggggtaggtgggattgggtgctaggaccccccaactgtgtatgaggcccggggccatctggggcacggatattgctggggtgtcagaggggttttgctcgtgaggcttcaggcaggcagctgaagcgctctgtgggactggtttgtggcctgtgtggagaggtcaccagtctgggggctgtaaggagccccggatttgagcaattcgccctgagtggacgccctcagctgtgcccagacacggcccggtccgtcacagtccttccacctgaagccacTCCCCTTCCCTGAGACCACGCCCCTTCAACCTTTCCCCCTTCCCAACCCCAGCTGAGGATCAGGGCTGCTGCAGGGTTCAACCTGACCTTCTCCCGCACGGCCCCACCATTCCTTGGCCATGGCGGAGCCATGGAGCCCCATTCCCCCAAGATGGCCGGGCAGTGGAGGCTGTTTCCCTCGCCTATGGGACCCGCCTTTCAGGTCCCACTTGCTGCAGCCGGGAGAGCAAATCCCCTTCCTGCTGCAGAGTTGGGCTCCCTGAGTTTCCTGCTTTTAGCTAGAAATGGAGGCAGAGGGTGGCGCTTGCACAGTGCCAAGGAAGAagctgatggggagggaggggaagaattggggggcaggagctcagtCATAGGGGTGGCAGCCTCTTCCCTGTGCCTGAGGTGAGGCCCTTCTCTGGGTCCCAGGGGGGGTATTTCTATTTCTCTTGGGGATTACGAGGCAGACGGGGAGAGTGAAATGCTCCGGCGTTTCCCCTgggctggcctgaggccttgcAGGCAGTTCTGGGCCCTCAGGCACTCGCAGAGGCGGCACAGAACCGGTCCAGGACTGGCTGGGACATGGGTTAATTTAATAAACGCCGCCCCCACCAGCTGTCTGAAACACTTGGCTTTAGCTTTGCCTGGGAACGTGCATTACAGCCGGGGGGTACACACCCTGGCTTGGTGGATGAACACAGGGATGGGGGTGAAAAGTCCAGGCGCCCTGGCGGAGAGACACAGGGTTGGTTTGGGAGACTCAGCCAGGCCGCGCCCCCTGCAACGATGCTGGGTCACATGGCTCAGACTCAGCACCAACTTCTACCCCTTCGGTTGCAGGAGGCTAGAAATCGTGGCCATGAcacatttttcactgaaaaatgcatTCTGGATTGCAGTCGTATAGACCCGATTTGTCATTTTGCAAACCAATGGAGCGTTCCGTTACATTTCTCGCTTTTCACACATACGCTGGAAACGACACATTTGGGGAAAGTCGGCACGTTTCCCCTgctgtttttaaatgtataaaagtttcagaggggcagctgagtTCATGTATAACTGGAAAACCCACCAATAGTCTCGCAGCGGTGAGGCAGTGGGCGGTACCCACGACAGCTCGTGAGTCCATCTCCATGTGTCAGTCTCTACGGTGCTGCAGGACTGGTCGTTGTTTTCAAGTTTTTAGATGTAGAGATAAGACATTCAGGGGAAATGCCTCTCTCAGAaaagccccgccccgcccaaaCCCCACGGTTTTCCCTCTATAAATGTGTCAGGCCAGGGAGGAAGCGGAGGTGAAAGAGTGGAAGACAGTGAAAGaaaacttcagagggggagccgagttcgtctgcaacaggaaaaactttaaaacccAGACTAGTAGCCCCTGGCAGACGAGCAAAATGGGTATCAAAGTGATTCTGCCGCGCAGAGGGCACCGGTGAACTGGCCAGCGCCTTGGTCACCCCAACGCTCACTGGTCGCAGGACCTCATGAATAAGGGGAAATGGGAGAAACGCGTATAGGAGGCCCCTGGGCCATAGCCCTTTCAAGGTGTCCCCCAGGgacccgctccccctccccctgtacgAGTAGAACGTGGGGCATTTCCTGTTGCTGGCCGAAGCAAACAGGTCTAGGAGGGGAGCACCCCGCCTCAGGGACACCACATACCTTGGGTCCTCAGGTCGTCCAGGTGgactccccagcctgcttccgAGGCGTCTGTGCCCAGCTGCATGGCGAGGGGGTGTAAACGGTACCCCGCTGCAGACCTCgtcctccctcatccagcaatCCAGCGTTGACAGGACCGCGGACGGAACGGTGGCCATCCTGTCCATGTGGTCCCGTGCTGGCCTGTAAACGCTCAACTGCCACGACTGGAGCGGGCGCAGTCTCCACCTGGCGTGCCGAAGCATTTACGTACAGGCTGCCATGTGCCCCGGGACTTTCAGGCACCATCGCACCGTGGTCAGGGGGGCAGTCTGAAACTCCCCCTCGTGGTGTCCAGTCGTGCCCCCACGAACTCGATGACCTGGGTGGGGGTTAGGGTCGACTTTGCCTCGTTCACCCGGAGTCCTAACTGGTCTAAAGTCTGTCTGGTCAGAAGTATGGACCGCTGAACCTGCTCCCTCCACCGCCCCCTGAGAAGCCAGTCGTCCAGGTAAGGGTAGAGACATGGATCCCTTCCTTCCTTTGCATGGCTGCCACTACCGCCATGCATTAGGGGCTGTGGAGAGGCCCtgacaaagagccaagataggggtggatacagtgcaaagagccgaaagaaattgagcaaaaaaaaaaaaaaatgctgcccctttaagagccatgtGTGGTCCAAGCAGGCTTCCGATGTCCACAACGTCAGATCTCGCTGGCCCAAGCGGCGCCCTGACCAGACAAGGAGAAGAAGTCAGCGCAGGGCAACACAGAACAGCGGTGGGTGCGGGAGCtgtaatttttcctttgaagagccgcatgcggttCGCGAGCCCCGGGTTGGTCACCCCGATCTAGGTGTCGCTAGAACGGTTGGGCTTGCTCCAGTTGCAATATGGGGTTCAGAACAGGGGGGATCCATCCGAGCCAGAAAAATCTGCTCATTGAACAGGGTGGTGCGTCCCATGAAAGGCTTCGTCTAAACTACACACgtttttcgaaagatattttcgaaaaagcctcttttgaaagagagcgtctagactacaagcagtgTTTTCGaacagcaagccgctttttcgaaagagagcacccaatgctctctttcaaaaaaagcacagtttacgttgcatagcgccttttttttgaaagagcactttcgaaacaaggcgttcttcctcgtaaaacgaggtgtTCCGCAGTTGAAAACAtggctgcattctttcgaaagaatgcagcagcagtctagacgcaggggaagttttttcgaaaaaaggccaccctcctgtagtctagacacacccttagtgaacaAGAGAGTTAGTTCCCTGTTCTCTAATGAGTGTTCTCCAgaggtgttgctcatgtccatgccACATGCACTGGTGCCAGAAAATCTCCCCTAAACGCTCAGCTGCAATCGCGTTCTAGGAGATCGCACACCACCCTGTCCATGAAGTTGTCGTGTGGTTCAACTTTTAGACCCAAGGGAAACCAGAACATTCCAGCAAGATTTAGCCACGTCCTTTTGTATTGCACGCGTTAAGCCGTTCACACACTGGTTTACGTTTGACCAGCCTTACAAACCACAACTAGACAATGGAAAGTATTGGAGGGTTAAAATGCAGAGCAATTCATATAGCGCCCAGCCTTGCAAGAGCAATGAATAGAAGAGCTTATAGTACAATAATGAAGCCTCGTTCACTTACACGTCACCCGTACGCCGCCTTTAGTACCAGGCAGGAGGCCACGGTCTCTTTGGTTCCCACCCGTCAGGACACCAGGGACTGAGTTGCCGGTGTGATGGGTCCGTACCGTCTCGTTATAGCAAAACCAGGACGTGTGGGTccattctgctccctccctcccactgattgtcGTTTCTACCCCTCTGTACTCAACTTAGTCGGTCTAGCCATAGCGACCAATCAATGGCATATCAcataagacagtgtttctcaaccggcAGTACGAGGACCCTTAGGTCGAGAGAAGCCTGGGGgcactgaaatttggaaaaactgaatttttgttttaacttctaCTGCGCTTTActacttttgtactttttacactcaaaaatgtcatcacccgcccAGCGACCTGTGAGGAAAACCCCGCGCACCCTGCCTCTAGGATGGGCAGCCCCGAACTGTCCGGCTGTCGGCCTTTTATGTCTTCTCAGGTGGGAGACCCCTGCTAGGGAGACTCCGCAGCGTCCGCCCCTGCTAGGAGACCCCACAGCGTCTGCCCCTGCTAGGAGACCCCGCAGCGTCCGCCCCTGCTAGGAGACCCCACAGTGTCTGCCCCTGCTAGGAGACCCCGCAGCGTCCGCCCCTGCTAGGAGACCCCGTGCGATGTACTTCTGAGGTAAATCTGGTTTAAACTGGAACTTGTTTACTTGTTTTCTGCCAAAGGCGGGAAAATCAGGATCTGCCAGACCCAGGGCAAGTGGCTCGtcttccattttgttttacaaaatCGATGCCAGTTCCTCCATTTTGATTGGAACAGGGATACCCTGTCATATACAACATGTCAAACCAAACATACATTACACGCCAAACATTGAACTACCCTTACAGCtggtggggaaggctggagattgAGGGATGCATGGTGGGAGTTTCTCCAGAGAAGTGGGAAtgctgggaggggtgtgtgtgccaAATTgggagtgtggcctagtggttagcgctgaGGGGTGGGGAAACAGGAGTCAGGACTCATGGCTGTGAACAAGTGCCAGAtgctttccctcccctctctctgtgTCCATTTCTCTGACCGTGGAGAGACGAGCCATCCGACTCCAGAGACAGTGCTGAGGCGGGGCGGCGAATTGTGGTGCATTTAGCAGCTCAGGGACATGCAAGTCCTTgagaggaaacatttttttttactgccattCCTGTCTTTTCCCGGAAAGGCAGGGTTGGGACAGAGGGTGTGGTCGGCTTTGAGGACCAGGCGTGAGTTGGTGAATTTCCTTTCCCGGTGGCCGTCAAGGAACCAGTCCCATTCCGGGCACATCCTGTGATCCTGGCACAACACAGAGTGAATATCCAAATGACCGGCCCTGACAGAGGTGGGGACATCAAGATCCTTTCTGGGTGCGGCCGGCTTTTCTTGGGATTTTACGGAGAATTAGAGTGAAAAAGCAAAATCGCTCTGCCAACTTCTCAAAAAGATCAGAAACGGACGTGGGAACCAGTGCAGAGGGATGCAATGGTAGCGCTTACAGATGCTTTGATGGCATTTCCTGACCCCCAGAAACCCTTCCATCCAgtttgggcagggccgagccagTACTACTAGGAACCATTTGGCGTGTACCCAGCCTCGCTGGAGCAGAGAGGTGTCTCCTCCTCCctaccctctgcctcagcccggCCGGGCGAATCGCTCGGCTCTCCCTGCTGAGATCCTCTCTCCTCGCTGGCTGGGCTGGGATCCTCTCCGGCCTGGGCTGGCGCCAGGCAGATGGTCAGGGGAGCCACGTTGGTGCCCCCGGCGTTGAGACCGGGACAGAAGAAAGGGCGCAGCGTCCCGGAGAAGGTGTCGGTGAAGGTGAAGAGTCGGGACCTGTCTGTCACATTGTAAAACGAGACCTCGCCCGCCTCGTAGTCCAGGAAAACCCCCACCCggctgggcctggcgctcacAGAGAGGAGGGTCGGGGGAGAGGTGCGGGCCTTGTATTCCCCGTCCCTCAGCCACACGACCCAGTATCCGTTCTCAGGTGAGTATGCGATCTCCTCCTTCCTGCTCGCAGATTCCCGGCAAACCCCCAGGTCCCAGGCAGGCttgtcccccacctccacctcccagtaacgcCTCCCGCCCGCGAACCCCTCGGCGCCCAGCACACAGACACAAGGGTCAAATCTCTCGGGGGTGTCGGGCAGATCCTGGCGCGTGTCTCCGTGTCTCACGCTTTTCCcatcctcagacaggacgagtttgggatgagccgtgtctggatccagcgtcacgtccactggggagagagtcacAGAGTCAGGGCCGGGGGCGGGTCCCTGGGGTCAGCGGGAAAttaacctgccccccctccattaATCACTGTATGTGAGTGTCAGTGAGGCGGGCGCAGCGAGGACGGGGATGCGGCCAGTCACCGCGACTCTCTGGGCCTGGATCTCGGCCCACAGACCCGGCTGCCCGTGTGGGGGTCACACAAGGAGCCGCATTAGGGGAGCTCTCCCGGGCCCCTCCAGCCTGGCTCAGAGCTGTTCTGAGACCTCTGTGTTGCTGGTGGCACACGGGGAGCGAACAGAGACCCTGACAGCTGGCACCTCCGTGGCCCTGCCGGGGGTCGGGGCTGCTAATACCAGGCTCTGCTGGGCGTTACTGGGCAGTGGgaggaatcaaacctgggaccctcgggagcttagtgcaggagcctcCACACCACGATCTgcaagccagccagccctccgctaGGCCTGGAGAACtgactccccttccccttccctgtccggggtctcccaccccccactggcGTTTGTGTAACTGCCCAGGGTGGCTACAATCCCAGGGGCTGGACAGTACCTGCGCAGAGCTGGGCGCATCTCCACCCTGCAACCGAACAGAGAGAGGGGTGAGTCGCCCAGTGGGAGACAGAGTCACTCAGGGgctgtgcggggcggggggcagagggagggaacttACCGAGCTCCACCTGGAGTCTTCCTGGAAACCAAACAGAGAAATGAGTCCCGTTATCCTGGAGGAAGGAAGCGAGTCCCAAAGACCCTCCCGCAGGGACGTCCCAGTCCTGAGATTGAGCCTGGACGGGGCTGCGTGATCAGCCAGACCCAGTACGTCCCGGGCAGCGCAGGACTGGGTGCGGGATGAAAATCAGGACCCATCCAGCCACCGGGCCAGGGCTAAGGGTGTCCCTCTGCAACTGGACAGTGTTAACCCCGTGAAGCCAGGAGAAAGGAGCACAAAGTAACAGAAGAACatccagacggggtcagacccaaGTGTCCtcgctgcccacagtggccagggccaggtgccccagagagagagaacagaacagggaatgatcaagtgacctctctcctgccgtccatctccaccctctgcccgacgctggggacaccattccttacccagcctggctaatagccattaatgaacctaacctccgtgaatgtatctagttctcttttaaaccctgttacaatCCTAGCCTTCGCtacctcctccggcgaggagttccacagattgactgcgctgtgtgaagaaaaacttttatttatttaaaacctgctgcccattcatttcaatgagtGGCCCcgaattcttatattgtgggaacaagtcaatcacttttccttattcactttccccacaccgctcatgatttatagacctctgtcctatcccccttagtttcctcttttccaagctgaaaagtccccgtccctttaatctctcctcatatgggacccgttctaaacccctccgcattttagttgcccttctctgaaccttttctaatcccaaaatatctttttggagaggaggaggccacatctgtatgcagtactccagatgtgtgCGACCCATGGATTCAGCTaagggtaataagatattctccgtcttattctcgctccctttttttaatgattcccaacatcctGTCTGATTTTTTGCCTGCCGCTGCGCACTGcctggacatcttcagagaactatccaccatgactccaagatctctttcctgattagttatagctaaattagcccctatcGTATTGTATGTCTAGTTGGGGATAATTTTTCCTCTTTGCCATTTACAGTCACACAGGGGCTGTAcggggcagggagaaggagagagggaaCTTACCATGCTCCTCTTGGAGTTCGTCTGGAAACCAAACAGAGAAAGGAGTCCCGTTATCCGGCAGAAAGGAAGTGAGTCCCGAAGACCCTCCCGCAGGGAAGTCCCAGTCCTGAGATTGAGTCTGGACGGGTAATGATCAAGcgacctctctcctgccatccatctcctccCTCTAACCAAAGCTGGCGAcactattccttacccatcctggccaatagctattgatggacctaacctctgtgaatgtatttagttctcttttaaaccctgttacagtcctagccttcccaacctcctccggcgaggagttccacaggttgacggtgagctgtgtgaagaagaatttccttttctttgttttaaacttgctgcccgtTTATTTCATTGGcttacccctagttcttatattatgagaacaagtcaagaacttttccttattcactttctccgcaccactcatgattttataaacctctgtcctatcccccctcagcctcctcttttccaagctgaaaagtcccatctctttaatctctcttcacccGTTCCAAATTCCTCAGCATGTTTGTGGTGcgtctctgaaccttttctcaTGCCAAAATACATTTGGGGATATTTTTTCCTATGTGCCATTTACAATCCATGAGGAGCGGGGTGATTCTTTTCCACCCTGCAACCAAACGCAGAGAGAGGGGTGGGTCGCCCGGAGTGGGAGACAGAGTCACACAGGggctgtgcggggcaggggggagaagggagggaactTACCGAGCTCCGCCTCCACTTCGTCTGCAAACCAAACAGAGAAAGGAGTCCGGTTATCCTGCAGGAAGGAAGCGAGTCCCGAAGACCCTCCCGCAGGGACGTCCCATCCTTAGATTGAGCCTGGCCGGGGCTGCGTGATCAGCCAGACCCAGCACCTCCCGGGCAGCGCAGGACTGGGCATGGGAAGAAAATCAGGACCCGTCCAGCCACCGGGCCAGGGCTAAGGGGATCTCTACACAACTGGACAGTGTTAACCCCGTGaagccaggagcaaggccatgggGTGAGGTGCAGGATGGGAATTTGCAGGCGAATATGGAAGCTGAAGGGGGAATCACCAGGGTTAAAAATCAACCCCAGGGCATGGAAACCAGGAGATTCAGCTGAGAAAACCCTCGGGGGGCGATTTTCACAGCTGCCTTGGAGTTTGCATATTCAGTGCCCGGTAATTTGTGAATTCAGACCCCTGGGGCAGTTTTGAAATGGGGATGCCAGCGAGTACTGGACGACTCACTCCCCCACCTCGCTGCcgctgtgtcagaggcagcaagggggggagaggaggagccagcgctgggagggggctggtttcAAAGCTGTCTGCACCCCTGGCTCctaatttaaactgcagagccacagagggggtaGCGCCTGgccccagcgtgagccaggactgagcaaaccTTCCCGTATCGACGAATCGTTAAAACTGAAGGGTGAAACCACTTGGCATGACTCAGTTCAGACTTAACATtttcagctccctcttccccctcagccCGGCTCCCGCTGCCTGCAGCTCCTCCGGACACTCATCCCGATAGCTCAACTTTGGGATTTGTTTTTAAATCGCTTtcaccagcccccccgccaccatccccccgctccccgccattccTCTCTCTACGTCACCTTTTGCTTCGTAGTGCCTAGCGAAGCAGTAACTGCCCAGAGGGATGAGACCAGCCAGGAGAGTCAAGATCACTCCCATGGCCACTATCCACGGCTTGTCCCTcgagaaaaactgttctgcaaGAGAAAGTGTCATGCTGTGACTAAGCGTTtgcctacactgcaggttttgcagaaaaacttcacttagtccacactgcaattgcattcttttcgGAAAAAAACAAAAGTCCTGAAGGGTTTTTCCAACGTTGGTAAACttttttctacaaggaagaagcctttttacgacagcactctttgggtgtgtctagactacagggttttgtcgacaaaagtggacttttgtcgacaaaactagacctgcgtccacactgcctttgagttatgtcgacagaacgttgacaaaactcagccgttttgtcgacgtatgtaaacctcattcgacgaggaataacgccttttatcgacagagttctgtcgatagaaggcattattgcagctatactgtcctttgcgtccacactgttatatcgacaaagcggcttgctttgtcgacagaactggatgtcgtctagatgctctatgtcgacataagttttgtcgacagattctgtcgacaaaacttatgtcaacgtaagcatgtagtctagacatacccctactgtcgacaaagagcgtctagacgacatccagttctgtcgacaaagcaagccgctttgtcgacatagcagtgtggacgcaaaggacagtgtagatgcaataacgccttctatcgatagaactctgtcgataaaaggcgttattccttgtagaatgacgtttacatacgtcaacaaaactactgagttaactgttgacataactcaaaggcagtgtagacgcaggtatagttttgtcgacaaaagtccacttttgtcgacaaaaccctgtagtctagacacaccctcagtgtggacgctctctgtcgaaaaagcagattacgctttggcagtgtggacgctctcttccgaagaagttttttcagatctctttcagaaaagcttcttccaaaagaagcctgcaatctagacatagcctcagtgttcacCAAGTTAGTTGTCAGATAACAATACATAAAACCAGGACcgtttttttcctaaaaattgaaacattcctaggtacattttttgtttctgcttACTATGAGCCTGAGCTTTCCCTGCTGGTATTTTCAGATGTCATCTAAGTAGCAAGTTCTCAAGAAGTTCTCTGCACCTTGAAGGCTCACACCCAGAAACAGGACACACAACGGTCAATACTCAGCCAGCGTCTCCGGCATCTCCGGGCTCTGACCTGCTATGGAAACCGCCGACTCTCTCTCCTGGTTGAGACGGGGGTTCCAGACCCGGCAGGACACTTTCCGGCTGGACCATTCCGTTAAAACGATGGCAATCTCTGTCCCAAACAGGCCccccggctcctgggagctgctttccgAGGCTgatggcaggcgctgcccctgtTGATCTCTCCACTCAACCTGGGGCTTGGGGAACCATCCAGACGATCGACACACCAGCCGGACCCCTCCGTCCTGATGTCCCTCCACCGCGATGTCAGGAACAGAGCCCAGCCCTACAGATGAAATAAAAGAACTTGTGATAATCCCACAGTGCCCAGTGCTCACCCACAGCTTCATCATCCTTCCTGTGTGAGCAAAAGCCATTTCCTGTTCAGCTAAGGACTGACTGTGGGTCCGCGAGTGGGGCTCATCAAGTTAACCTGGGCAGGGTCCAGTGCCGTAGGGTTCTTAACACCAGGGCTGTTCTCTGCACACACGTGTTCCCGTTTGGTTCAAGTGGCTCGGATCACCCGGCCCAAACCGCTCTCGAATCAAGAAGGACCCAGCTCCGGCAAAATCCCAGAGCGCAAAAGTGCAGGGAAGGAATAGTTCgtgcacagcagggctgggaggggttgtccgagtgtggtggggaagggattgtGACAGGCAGATGAAACACAGATGGAGGGGGGAAAACCTGGGTTTGTTATGTGTGTTCAGCTGAAATGCAAAACAAACAACATGTGACAACTTAGAATTCACTGCCATCATGAATATGCAAAAGTTTCTGTGCCGACTCCAGTGCACAGCtctgctgtgtgcctcagtttcccatctgtaaaatggggagagtgAGGTAAAGTTCTTGCTCCACACAGGgactgcagcagcagggcaggc encodes the following:
- the LOC102449091 gene encoding butyrophilin subfamily 1 member A1-like, which codes for MTGKDPTSPPGSTLPGYLTLCLLLWAPRLAPAQFTVTGPEHPIAASLGGEAVLSCHLSPRMSAESMEVRWSRSRFSEAVHVYRDGQDQFGEQMPEYRGRTELFKHNIIDGKVSLRIHDIRPSDEGQYTCFFQSGVFSEEASLELQVAGLGSVPDIAVEGHQDGGVRLVCRSSGWFPKPQVEWRDQQGQRLPSASESSSQEPGGLFGTEIAIVLTEWSSRKVSCRVWNPRLNQERESAVSIAEQFFSRDKPWIVAMGVILTLLAGLIPLGSYCFARHYEAKDEVEAELDELQEEHGRLQVELGWRCAQLCAVDVTLDPDTAHPKLVLSEDGKSVRHGDTRQDLPDTPERFDPCVCVLGAEGFAGGRRYWEVEVGDKPAWDLGVCRESASRKEEIAYSPENGYWVVWLRDGEYKARTSPPTLLSVSARPSRVGVFLDYEAGEVSFYNVTDRSRLFTFTDTFSGTLRPFFCPGLNAGGTNVAPLTICLAPAQAGEDPSPASEERGSQQGEPSDSPGRAEAEGREEETPLCSSEAGYTPNGS